A genomic stretch from Symbiobacterium terraclitae includes:
- the ligD gene encoding non-homologous end-joining DNA ligase — protein sequence MRLPFPPMLLERAEAPFADLGWIYQVKWDGVRNLTLVEGGRVRHWSRRLRERTALFPEFDGLARALAGRRAVLDGEIIVLRDGRPSFPAVLERDLAARSTAPARGLPATLMLFDLLELDGRELYGLPLTERLQLLERVVAPSEAWQVVASFPGDQGPALFEAAVARGLEGVVAKRRGSLYVPGTRSRDWLKVKRRSEMLAVVVGYTNPVGRPGGLLLGAYREGRLRYIGRVGSGLTAGDLAAIRAHLPPGPCPFDRLPALRDRFSGDVGPVTWVEPRLTVRVAFTEWTEEQRLRDPVVVGFSTEPPEAAVMP from the coding sequence TTGCGGCTTCCCTTTCCCCCGATGCTCCTGGAGCGCGCCGAGGCCCCCTTCGCCGACCTGGGGTGGATCTACCAGGTGAAATGGGACGGGGTGCGCAACCTGACGCTGGTGGAGGGAGGCCGGGTCCGTCACTGGAGCCGCCGCCTGCGGGAGCGGACGGCCCTCTTCCCCGAGTTCGACGGCCTGGCCCGGGCGCTGGCCGGCCGCAGGGCGGTGCTGGACGGCGAGATCATCGTGCTCAGGGACGGCAGGCCCAGCTTCCCGGCCGTCCTGGAGCGGGACCTCGCCGCACGGTCCACGGCCCCGGCCCGGGGACTGCCCGCCACGCTCATGCTCTTCGACCTGCTGGAACTGGACGGCCGGGAGCTGTACGGGCTGCCCCTGACCGAGCGGCTGCAACTGCTGGAGCGGGTCGTGGCGCCGTCGGAGGCGTGGCAGGTGGTCGCCTCCTTCCCGGGCGACCAGGGTCCCGCACTGTTCGAGGCCGCGGTCGCCCGGGGCCTCGAGGGGGTGGTGGCCAAGCGGAGGGGCAGCCTCTACGTCCCGGGCACCCGGAGCCGGGACTGGCTGAAGGTCAAGCGCCGGTCCGAGATGCTCGCCGTGGTGGTCGGCTACACGAACCCCGTCGGACGCCCCGGCGGCCTCCTGCTGGGGGCGTACCGGGAGGGCAGGCTCCGGTACATCGGCCGGGTCGGCTCCGGCCTCACCGCCGGCGACCTGGCGGCGATCAGGGCGCACCTGCCGCCCGGCCCGTGCCCCTTCGACCGGCTGCCCGCCCTGCGGGACCGCTTCAGCGGCGACGTCGGACCGGTCACCTGGGTGGAGCCCCGCCTGACGGTGAGGGTGGCGTTCACCGAGTGGACGGAGGAGCAGCGGCTGCGGGACCCCGTAGTGGTGGGCTTCAGCACGGAGCCGCCGGAGGCCGCCGTGATGCCGTAA
- the ytfJ gene encoding GerW family sporulation protein, translating into MVDVNTVIGDPVETPDGTVIVPVSRVAFGFAAGGSEFAPAGAREPGQDHPFGGGSGAGVSVHPVGFLVVARDQIRMLPVDGGQPVNRLIDMAPQLLDKLKSALSGRAAEPCGRDDGRDDRPAATDPTGTPDTPVN; encoded by the coding sequence ATGGTCGACGTGAATACGGTAATCGGCGACCCGGTGGAGACGCCGGACGGCACGGTGATCGTCCCCGTCTCCCGGGTGGCCTTCGGCTTTGCGGCCGGCGGTTCGGAGTTCGCGCCGGCGGGTGCCCGTGAGCCCGGGCAGGATCATCCCTTCGGTGGCGGCAGCGGTGCCGGGGTCTCGGTCCACCCGGTGGGCTTCCTGGTGGTGGCGCGGGACCAGATCCGGATGCTCCCGGTGGACGGCGGCCAGCCGGTCAACCGCCTCATCGACATGGCGCCCCAGCTGCTCGACAAGCTGAAGTCCGCCCTGAGCGGGAGAGCGGCGGAGCCGTGCGGCCGCGACGACGGCAGGGACGACCGCCCGGCCGCGACAGACCCCACCGGGACCCCCGACACACCCGTCAACTGA
- a CDS encoding Ku protein gives MWKGAISFGLVTIPVKLYAATESRDIRFNLLHEPCRTPIQYRKFCPNCEREVESAEIVKGYEFERGRYVTLTEEDFESIPLAAKKSIEIVGFVRLAEIDPVYYDRTYYLEPAEGGAKAYALLRHAMELTGRVAIARVVIRSRESLAALRVFQGGVIALETMHFPDEVRSVAGLTGIVTPELRPQEIEMATGLIESLATAFQPEQFANQYRDALMELIQAKVAGTPPEVAAPAPDQGRVVDLMEALRASIQAAEGRRGAVPGAPSPAGAPARSEPGAAPPPGGPAGETIPGVPGRVAPASTVPVPGASGPARQGPAEPAPGSARWHASIAPPPGVPSAPAGPSGQPVPAAPQADEAIPGGP, from the coding sequence ATGTGGAAGGGCGCCATCAGCTTCGGGCTGGTGACGATCCCCGTGAAGCTATACGCCGCGACGGAGTCCCGGGACATCCGCTTCAACCTGCTCCACGAGCCGTGCCGGACGCCCATTCAGTACCGCAAGTTCTGCCCGAACTGCGAGCGCGAGGTGGAGAGTGCCGAGATCGTCAAGGGGTACGAGTTCGAGCGCGGCCGGTACGTGACCCTGACCGAAGAGGACTTCGAGTCGATCCCGCTGGCCGCCAAAAAGAGCATCGAGATCGTGGGGTTCGTCCGCCTGGCTGAGATCGACCCGGTCTACTACGACAGGACCTATTACCTGGAGCCCGCGGAGGGGGGCGCCAAGGCCTACGCGCTGCTCCGGCACGCGATGGAGCTGACCGGCCGGGTCGCCATCGCCCGGGTGGTGATCCGCTCCCGGGAGTCGCTGGCCGCGCTCCGGGTCTTCCAGGGCGGCGTGATCGCGCTGGAGACCATGCACTTCCCGGACGAGGTGCGCAGCGTGGCCGGGCTCACAGGCATCGTGACGCCCGAACTGCGGCCGCAGGAGATCGAGATGGCCACCGGGCTCATCGAGTCGCTGGCCACCGCGTTCCAACCGGAGCAGTTTGCGAACCAGTACCGCGACGCGCTGATGGAGCTCATCCAGGCCAAGGTGGCGGGAACGCCGCCCGAGGTGGCGGCTCCGGCGCCCGATCAGGGCCGGGTCGTCGATCTGATGGAGGCGCTGAGGGCCTCGATCCAGGCTGCGGAAGGGCGGCGCGGCGCCGTGCCGGGGGCGCCGTCCCCCGCGGGCGCACCCGCCCGGTCCGAGCCCGGGGCAGCGCCGCCGCCCGGCGGCCCCGCAGGGGAGACCATCCCGGGGGTCCCCGGCCGCGTGGCTCCGGCCTCCACGGTCCCTGTGCCCGGGGCCTCCGGTCCCGCACGCCAGGGCCCTGCGGAGCCCGCTCCCGGCTCGGCCCGCTGGCACGCCAGCATCGCACCGCCACCGGGCGTGCCCTCCGCGCCCGCCGGCCCGTCCGGACAGCCCGTGCCGGCAGCGCCGCAGGCGGACGAGGCGATCCCCGGGGGACCGTAG